A window from Pseudomonadota bacterium encodes these proteins:
- the rpmF gene encoding 50S ribosomal protein L32, with translation NVGLCPNCKEPKLPHIVCPKCGYYKGKKYLKVEEL, from the coding sequence TGAATGTCGGGCTTTGCCCGAATTGTAAAGAGCCCAAACTGCCGCATATTGTTTGTCCGAAATGCGGCTACTACAAAGGTAAAAAATATCTTAAAGTAGAAGAAT